One genomic segment of Vulcanisaeta thermophila includes these proteins:
- a CDS encoding SWIM zinc finger family protein encodes MTGDAKVTGVSRITRGYLVTGLVRSRSRPGVWHRVRVTVQWLPTGEVLIRGSCDCEAFVRGHMPCWHILHLTNVFIRNRGRILRDVSPN; translated from the coding sequence ATGACTGGTGATGCTAAGGTGACTGGGGTTTCCAGGATTACTAGGGGTTACTTAGTCACGGGCCTGGTCAGGAGCAGGAGCAGGCCTGGTGTGTGGCATAGGGTCAGGGTCACGGTTCAGTGGCTACCCACTGGTGAGGTCCTGATAAGGGGCTCCTGTGATTGTGAGGCTTTCGTGAGGGGGCACATGCCGTGCTGGCACATACTGCATCTGACCAATGTGTTCATTAGGAATAGGGGGAGGATTCTTCGTGATGTGAGTCCCAATTGA
- a CDS encoding Fis family transcriptional regulator translates to MRRFLTLALAKLSNRPVALCDSGDVDGITSAALFLRKYPRGVVILAAPSEIYRSFWIRSVFWNFVADLPCPGKALIRADHHRTNKPCAKVEFYDPEAPCSALMALRALNLEGDPVANDLVKVAIETDTANITSREAEELDLAVRFASYGEKLYIVRNLAVNGLRALGDAKIRELVERGLRAKNRMLEIASKLPINDVVTIYSPLNLGISYRQLTIELQRRGARMVNILLRLGRRTYRYYCGADKDGPYDCTQVATKLGGGGHKYASGAQYKVSIFNPGMGLTLFINTLKSYLNTKELNVVILNSNGSISTTLM, encoded by the coding sequence ATGAGGAGGTTCCTAACACTGGCATTGGCTAAGTTGAGTAATAGGCCGGTGGCGCTTTGCGATAGTGGTGATGTTGATGGGATCACGAGCGCCGCGTTATTCCTTAGGAAGTACCCCAGGGGTGTGGTTATTCTGGCGGCGCCCAGCGAGATTTACAGGAGTTTTTGGATTAGGAGTGTTTTTTGGAATTTCGTGGCGGACCTACCGTGCCCCGGCAAGGCCCTGATAAGGGCTGATCACCACAGGACCAATAAGCCCTGTGCCAAGGTGGAGTTTTACGACCCAGAGGCGCCTTGCTCCGCACTCATGGCCCTCAGGGCCCTCAATCTGGAGGGTGACCCCGTGGCTAATGATTTGGTTAAGGTTGCCATTGAGACCGACACAGCGAACATAACCAGTAGGGAGGCTGAGGAGTTGGATCTCGCCGTGAGGTTCGCGTCTTACGGTGAGAAGCTGTACATAGTGAGGAACCTGGCGGTTAATGGGCTTAGGGCTTTGGGTGATGCTAAGATTAGGGAGTTGGTGGAGAGGGGCTTGAGGGCTAAGAACAGGATGCTTGAGATAGCCAGTAAGCTCCCCATTAATGACGTGGTCACGATATACAGCCCACTGAACCTCGGCATATCCTATAGGCAGTTAACCATTGAGCTCCAGCGCAGGGGTGCCAGGATGGTCAACATACTACTGAGGCTGGGTAGGAGGACGTACAGGTACTACTGCGGTGCTGATAAGGATGGGCCCTACGACTGCACCCAGGTGGCCACTAAATTAGGCGGTGGTGGTCATAAGTACGCATCGGGCGCCCAGTACAAGGTCTCCATTTTCAACCCTGGCATGGGCCTAACACTCTTCATAAACACCCTGAAGTCGTACCTAAACACCAAGGAATTGAACGTGGTAATACTGAACTCCAATGGCTCCATAAGCACCACATTAATGTGA
- a CDS encoding enoyl-CoA hydratase/isomerase family protein — protein sequence MVVEVQVRDGVGFVILNRPERLNAFDKSSWSSLGGAVRNLCGDPGVDAVVITGVGRAFSSGDDIYAMYELRNTGEAEEFFNTLYSAVEAMVDCGKPIVCAVNGLAYGGGMELLLFCDVVIAVEDALFAVPEGRLGLIPPMMITVGLGALGFRLVRRLSITGDPINAVEARELGIVDYVVPRDKLMDKVNEVISSIRRTSPNSIRVIKEWTKPDREALRAAIRELTLMSMTEDARRRMMEFIEERRRRKATQ from the coding sequence ATGGTTGTGGAGGTTCAGGTTAGGGATGGGGTGGGTTTCGTTATCCTTAATAGGCCCGAGAGGTTGAATGCCTTTGATAAGTCCTCCTGGTCGTCCCTGGGTGGTGCCGTGAGGAACCTGTGCGGTGACCCTGGGGTTGATGCCGTGGTGATCACTGGGGTGGGTAGGGCGTTCTCGTCGGGTGATGATATATACGCCATGTATGAGTTGAGGAATACGGGGGAGGCTGAGGAGTTCTTTAACACCCTGTACTCGGCTGTGGAGGCCATGGTGGATTGCGGGAAACCCATTGTGTGCGCGGTTAATGGGTTGGCGTATGGTGGTGGTATGGAGTTGCTGCTGTTTTGTGACGTGGTGATAGCTGTGGAGGATGCTTTATTCGCGGTGCCAGAGGGTAGGTTGGGCTTGATACCGCCAATGATGATAACCGTTGGGTTGGGCGCGCTGGGCTTTAGGCTCGTGAGGAGGCTCTCCATAACAGGGGACCCAATAAATGCTGTGGAGGCTAGGGAATTAGGGATTGTGGACTACGTGGTGCCCAGGGATAAACTCATGGATAAGGTTAATGAGGTGATAAGTAGCATAAGGAGGACCAGCCCCAACTCAATAAGGGTCATTAAGGAGTGGACCAAGCCAGATAGGGAGGCCCTGAGAGCTGCGATTAGGGAGTTAACCTTAATGTCAATGACTGAGGATGCCAGGAGGAGGATGATGGAGTTCATTGAGGAGAGGCGAAGGCGTAAGGCCACGCAGTAA
- a CDS encoding MFS transporter, whose translation MKLNIRALTLSYLPVLIARIGSGANTFLISYLAPGSNIAVGFILASYPFVEAASSFVAGHITDRVGRRVTMILGYSWILTFTALVYLTIVITGSPTLTGVINGLMGFGAALILVSSLTMITDLTELGHRGLGMGVFDFINILGYALGYMTGAVLYQITGNASSFIALLALMVTLYAVVVKYIIETKPRVSGKVYLNPLKGVSRRVIPTLPLWFSITTILGAAIYAGRAMGRVEGVLPIHVGALILGAVTIVGLGSVFFGHLSDRFGRWRLITIGLLGVVMGLVTLATLLIININPIITVLAASPFIFMASALVPTILALTGDESLVTMRGTSMGLYSLVLGVGMGLGNILSGYFYTKMGLGGIAVLALVVFLTALVLYAVLRAVIK comes from the coding sequence ATGAAGCTAAACATAAGGGCCTTAACACTATCCTACCTACCAGTCCTCATTGCCAGGATAGGCTCGGGAGCCAACACATTCCTAATATCATACCTAGCGCCCGGCAGTAACATAGCGGTGGGTTTCATACTCGCCTCGTACCCCTTCGTGGAGGCCGCAAGCTCCTTCGTGGCCGGTCACATAACAGATAGGGTGGGTAGGAGGGTCACCATGATCCTCGGTTACTCCTGGATCCTAACCTTCACGGCACTGGTATACCTTACCATAGTAATCACGGGGAGCCCCACACTCACTGGGGTAATTAATGGATTAATGGGCTTTGGGGCCGCACTGATTTTAGTTTCGTCATTAACCATGATAACGGACCTCACGGAACTCGGCCACAGGGGACTGGGAATGGGTGTGTTTGACTTCATAAACATACTGGGCTACGCCTTGGGGTACATGACGGGCGCCGTGCTTTACCAGATCACGGGCAACGCATCATCATTCATAGCCCTCCTAGCCCTCATGGTTACGTTATACGCCGTGGTCGTTAAATACATAATCGAGACAAAGCCCAGGGTGAGCGGTAAGGTTTACCTAAACCCACTCAAAGGAGTGTCCAGGAGGGTAATACCCACACTACCACTTTGGTTTTCCATAACCACAATACTGGGCGCCGCCATATACGCGGGCAGGGCAATGGGCAGGGTGGAGGGAGTCCTACCAATACACGTGGGCGCCCTAATCCTAGGCGCAGTGACCATAGTGGGCCTGGGCTCCGTATTCTTTGGCCACCTCTCGGATAGGTTCGGCAGGTGGAGATTAATAACGATAGGGCTCCTCGGCGTGGTAATGGGCCTGGTCACCCTGGCCACACTACTCATCATAAACATAAACCCAATAATAACAGTACTAGCCGCTTCCCCCTTCATATTCATGGCATCCGCCCTGGTACCCACAATACTGGCACTCACGGGTGATGAGTCCCTGGTAACCATGAGAGGCACGTCCATGGGACTCTACAGCCTAGTCCTGGGCGTGGGCATGGGGCTTGGAAACATACTCAGTGGTTACTTCTACACCAAAATGGGGCTCGGGGGCATAGCGGTGCTGGCCCTGGTGGTTTTCCTAACCGCCCTGGTACTGTACGCGGTGCTCAGGGCCGTGATTAAGTAA
- a CDS encoding HesA/MoeB/ThiF family protein, protein MSRVRLIDRYSRQVAVIGEEGQERLRRARVVLVGVGGLGSLVSMYLVGAGVGELTLVDFDTVNLTDLHRQLIYREGDVGKPKVDVAVERLRELNSEVKLRSVNEVLNEENAEKIIADADVVVDALDNWMSRHVLNEAVVKLRKPLVHGAVIGWYGEVTTVMPGRTPCLYEIFQSRSLPQCAGYCPVVGPVVGLVASAEATEVIKLITGIGTPLFNKLLVIDGKNWVIDEVSLVHVENCPVCSRYLRT, encoded by the coding sequence GTGAGCCGTGTAAGGTTGATTGATAGGTACTCCAGGCAGGTAGCGGTTATTGGTGAGGAGGGGCAGGAGAGGCTTAGGAGGGCCAGGGTGGTCCTAGTGGGTGTGGGCGGCCTTGGTAGTTTAGTCTCCATGTACCTAGTGGGTGCTGGCGTGGGTGAGTTGACGCTGGTGGACTTCGACACTGTGAACCTCACGGACCTACATAGGCAGTTGATCTATAGGGAGGGTGATGTGGGTAAGCCCAAAGTTGATGTAGCCGTTGAGAGGTTGAGGGAGTTGAACTCAGAGGTTAAGTTGAGGAGTGTTAATGAGGTGCTTAATGAGGAAAATGCGGAAAAGATTATTGCGGATGCTGACGTGGTCGTGGATGCCCTGGATAATTGGATGAGTAGGCATGTACTAAATGAGGCTGTGGTTAAGTTGAGGAAGCCCCTGGTACACGGCGCGGTCATTGGTTGGTATGGTGAGGTGACCACGGTAATGCCCGGCAGGACACCCTGCCTCTACGAGATATTCCAATCAAGGAGCCTACCCCAGTGTGCGGGTTACTGCCCCGTGGTGGGGCCTGTGGTGGGTCTTGTGGCTTCCGCAGAGGCCACGGAGGTCATTAAGTTAATAACGGGTATTGGTACGCCACTCTTTAATAAGTTGTTGGTGATTGATGGTAAGAATTGGGTCATTGATGAGGTGTCCCTGGTGCATGTTGAGAATTGCCCAGTTTGCTCAAGGTACCTAAGGACCTAG
- the upp gene encoding uracil phosphoribosyltransferase: MGRVVIVDHPLAQAILTTLRDRNTRQIEFRKGLVRLGRLIGYEIVKSMDVETVEVETPLGVKARGVRIRDLDHVVIVQVLRAAMPLVEGLVKIFANARMGVVSARRVEETHRPGSLDFDVEITYVKVPRIMEDDVLIVADPMLATGSTITSVLSHVLKYGNPKRTLVVSVISTKYGIDRVLSRYPFVEIYTVAIDPEINEKGYIMPGLGDAGDRAFGGS, translated from the coding sequence TTGGGTAGGGTAGTCATTGTGGATCACCCACTGGCCCAGGCCATACTCACCACTCTCAGGGATAGGAATACCAGGCAGATTGAGTTTCGCAAGGGCTTAGTTAGGCTTGGTAGGCTCATTGGTTATGAGATTGTTAAGTCCATGGATGTGGAGACCGTGGAGGTGGAGACGCCCCTGGGTGTTAAGGCCCGTGGGGTTAGGATTAGGGATTTGGACCACGTGGTTATTGTGCAGGTGCTCAGGGCGGCCATGCCCCTGGTGGAGGGCTTGGTCAAGATCTTCGCCAACGCCAGGATGGGCGTGGTGAGCGCAAGGAGGGTTGAGGAGACCCACAGACCTGGTTCGCTGGATTTCGACGTGGAGATAACGTATGTTAAGGTCCCTAGGATCATGGAAGATGATGTACTGATAGTGGCGGATCCCATGCTGGCCACGGGGTCCACAATAACCTCGGTACTCTCTCACGTACTTAAGTATGGTAATCCCAAGAGGACCCTTGTGGTTAGTGTGATCTCCACTAAGTACGGTATAGATAGGGTGTTGAGTAGGTACCCCTTTGTGGAGATATACACCGTTGCCATCGACCCAGAGATTAATGAGAAGGGCTACATAATGCCAGGGCTTGGGGATGCTGGTGACCGCGCCTTCGGTGGTTCATAG